From Bombyx mori chromosome 3, ASM3026992v2, the proteins below share one genomic window:
- the LOC134201572 gene encoding uncharacterized protein LOC134201572: MNFILEDNYVNMMANNLIAAYHVYLKENVIEISDTDESYTTFKFHNKDGEIEHICKQLLNLLDLADHSTYVVYLDDSKIGSCKDIKHSDMKPSRIGGLVGNLLILDTATNMLKINNENLPITARKILKELKKAKGRNFDFSKYRFDIDVRNFPKFSMMHRAHDVKFVKTYLDKLTFYCHQAQDTDLNRLVKYELKDLYTGNNEYFRIKIDILFQNFHHRIQKWWRRLNRMPYYTKSKTNKLLEKCKTSILENPLMSLANYLYINSLEKYSIKFNSNAINSLKYIDFTKNYFISTNSTSFTSIKLLQYLKENHSGSYIFLDLIYLMTENYYECIVENVTESNLDLLICVIKKTGNEQILQGIEQLLTKFKGKVIVISNLDSHFSRPCADFIETEDNRNQMSDIESCEEISQDTNICFQGQQIPLEKLLGKNIDYISVGILKKILNKEIIDVGEKISYKNYLPVLNCYQTAQINRCIKLDTKKTLNNFNIIDMTKDVNLKEIDSEKDNLVFVSSKEGSNDTTYKQDTNCNIHVFIKNEKDHIWEKSYGKLNKLFNIIERLKPQNDSSEINNLKDSNERVKIIAAEPGMGKSTLLEHLSMATKAKYENELILNIVLYDYKTKFDAWDNSELSLEEVLIFLFNIFSTHWSLDQSDIHTNSKGSNLDTNLKLDLNGGKVLLKFQNENKKNELALLELLIFNQFYNDGKLSVLLDGCDEICPTYLTTLISLIKILNTTKISHLWITTRNYNNVLNKLEDTLCLFSHMLYEWSDTVQLKFLKQYFSKSFDIDPTDLKKFKHLEGYVEQFQNEISHKIMDNIRNNKFTSIPLHISMIAKIYEDSLKKDFRKVIETCPTVNNIKDIVDMLDLTKLYNKFIDVKFNEIMYGQKRPWIDPHDSVLKNLKNIDYSMFIKMHQISAAVVIFRQTSITFLTDQEELLFKKFAIDIESSDEKHGIVDEIVDGKPKFVHYSFVEYFAAEFLCLKLKSKTCSESILKFLMDVVFVETEYQGIRNFIDSKLYNDTESSNSYLYYNEQICELLSLKSMYNDNALYIAIEESLKNIIVFILKAIKNNVVALIKIVTHRNSWKCVLCAAAEKGYLDVIKEIKDSVREFDENKVIKLFDCEDSPNNPFIITLYNCKDNFEHTKTLEALLHNLRDDDVAELFLKPYPPINSICAFITMEPETVHFCMKYLKRLNRQQRWNLLSAQDVCGRTAAHHAIDMYRFPFFLIMKDLLDSEQSRRIFSTRNTFEETAHDIWEKKVREFSSK; the protein is encoded by the exons atgaattttattttagaagatAATTATGTGAATATGATGGCCAATAATCTGATTGCAGCTTACCATGTTTATCTAAAAGAAAATGTCATAGAGATATCTGACACTGATGAATCATACACAACATTTAAATTTC aCAATAAAGATGGAGAAATCGAACACATTTGTAAGCAACTACTTAACTTGTTAGATTTAGCTGATCATTCTACATATGTTGTATATTTAGATGACAGTAAAATTGGTTCTTGTAAAGATATAAAACATAGTGATATGAAACCATCTAGAATTGGTGGTCTTGTTGGAAATCTTTTAATATTGGACACAGCCACAAATATGCTTAAAATCAACAATGAAAACCTACCCATCACAGCAAGAAAAATTTTGAAGGAACTCAAAAAGGCAAAAGGTAGAAATTTTGATTTTTCAAAATACCGATTTGACATTGATGTACGTAATTTCCCAAAATTTTCAATGATGCATCGTGCACATGatgtaaaatttgttaaaaCTTATTTAGATAAGTTAACATTCTATTGTCATCAAGCTCAAGATACAGATCTAAATAGATTAGTGAAATATGAATTAAAGGATTTATATACAGGTAACAATGAGTATTTTCGAATTAAAATAGATATATTGTTTCAAAATTTTCACCACAGAATCCAGAAGTGGTGGAGAAGATTAAATCGTATGCCTTATTATACTAAATCCAAAACTAATAAGCTTTTGGAAAAATGTAAAACATCTATTCTTGAAAACCCTCTAATGTCATTGGCTAACTACTTATATATAAATTCCCTTGAAAAGTACTCTATTAAGTTCAATAGCAATGCAATCAATTCTTTAAAATACATAGACTTCacaaaaaattactttatatcGACCAATTCCACATCATTTACCAGTATCAAATTACTTCAATACCTAAAAGAAAATCATAGTGGATCCTACATTTTCCTAGACCTGATTTACCTAATGACAGAAAATTATTATGAATGCATAGTAGAAAATGTCACAGAATCAAACTTAGACTTGTTGATATGTGTCATCAAAAAAACAGGAAATGAACAAATTTTGCAAGGAATTGAACAACTTTTGACAAAATTCAAAGGTAAAGTAATTGTAATATCAAATCTCGATTCACATTTCTCAAGACCCTGTGCTGATTTTATTGAAACTGAAGACAACAGAAATCAAATGAGTGATATTGAGTCATGTGAAGAAATTTCGCAGGATACAAACATATGCTTTCAAGGACAACAAATACCATTAGAAAAACTTTTAGGGAAGAACATAGATTATATAAGCGTTGgcattcttaaaaaaatattaaataaagaaattattgaTGTTGGTGAAAAGATCTCCTATAAAAATTACCTTCCGGTTCTTAATTGCTACCAAACTGCTCAAATAAATCGTTGTATTAAATTAGATACCAAAAAAactttgaataattttaatataattgatatgacaaaagatgtcaatttaaaagaaattgatAGTGAAAAAGATAACTTGGTGTTCGTCTCCTCCAAAGAAGGCTCGAACGATACTACTTATAAACAAGACACAAACTGTAATATTCACGTCTTTATTAAAAATGAGAAGGATCATATTTGGGAAAAGAGTTATGGAAAACTgaataaattattcaatattattGAGAGACTAAAACCACAGAATGACTCctcagaaataaataatttaaaggaTTCAAATGAAAGAGTAAAGATAATTGCTGCTGAACCAGGAATGGGAAAATCTACACTACTCGAACATCTCAGCATGGCCACAAAGGCTAAATATGAGAATGAATTGATactaaatattgtattgtacgattacaaaacaaaatttgatgCATGGGATAATTCAGAATTAAGCTTAGAAgaagttttgatttttttgtttaacataTTTTCGACGCACTGGTCTCTTGATCAATCAGACATTCATACCAATAGCAAAGGATCGAATTTAGATACTAATTTAAAACTAGACCTGAATGGCGGCAAAGTGTTATTGAAAttccaaaatgaaaataaaaaaaatgagctTGCTCTTTTAGAGTTGCTGATTTTCAATCAATTCTACAATGACGGAAAACTTTCAGTTCTACTAGATGGATGTGATGAAATTTGTCCAACCTATTTAACTACACTCATAAGCCTAATAAAAATTCttaatacaacaaaaatatcTCATTTATGGATCACTACTAGAAATtacaacaatgtgttaaataaattagaagaTACGCTATGTTTATTTTCTCATATGCTGTATGAATGGTCAGATACTGtacaattgaaatttttgaaacaatatttttcGAAATCTTTTGATATAGATccaactgatttaaaaaaattcaaacatttagAAGGTTATGTTGAACAGTTTCAAAATGAAATTTCTCATAAAATAATGGACAACATACGCAATAATAAATTCACAAGTATACCATTACATATCAGCATGATCGCTAAAATTTACGAGGATTCATTGAAGAAGGATTTCAGAAAAGTAATCGAAACATGCCCAACTGTAAATAACATAAAGGACATTGTTGATATGTTAGATTTGACAAAACTATACAATAAATTCATAGatgttaaatttaatgaaatcatGTATGGTCAAAAGAGGCCTTGGATCGATCCCCATGATTCAGTCTTAAAAAATTTGAAGAATATAGATTATTCAATGTTTATAAAAATGCACCAAATATCTGCTGCAGTTGTTATTTTCAGGCAAACGTCCATAACATTTCTCACTGATcaagaagaattattatttaaaaaattcgcCATTGACATTGAATCTAGTGATGAGAAACACGGTATCGTCGATGAAATAGTGGACGGTAAACCAAAATTCGTACATTATAGCTTTGTCGAATATTTTGCAGCAGAGTTTTTGTGcctcaaattaaaatcaaaaacaTGTTCGGAATCAATTTTGAAATTCCTAATGGACGTTGTTTTCGTGGAAACGGAGTACCAAGGTATCAGAAACTTTATAGATAGTAAACTTTATAACGACACTGAATCCAGTAATTCTtacttatattataatgaaCAAATTTGCGAACTTTTATCATTGAAATCGATGTATAATGACAATGCATTATACATAGCGATTGAAGAatctttgaaaaatattatagtattcatattgaaagcaataaaaaataacgtaGTCGCATTAATAAAGATCGTAACTCATCGTAACTCCTGgaaatgtgtattgtgtgcagCAGCTGAAAAGGGATATCTGGATGTGATTAAAGAAATTAAGGACTCTGTACGCGAATTTGAtgaaaataaagttattaaattgTTTGATTGCGAAGATTCTCCAAACAATCCTTTCATAATCACACTTTATAACTGTAAAGATAATTTTGAACACACAAAAACTTTAGAGGCATTGTTACATAATTTACGTGATGATGATGTGGCCGAATTATTTTTAAAGCCCTACCCGCCTATAAATAGCATATGTGCCTTTATTACCATGGAACCAGAAACTGTTCATTTctgtatgaaatatttaaagagACTAAATCGACAACAACGATGGAACTTGTTATCGGCGCAAGACGTATGCGGCCGAACTGCGGCACATCACGCTATCGATATGTATAGATTTCCtttctttttaataatgaaaGATTTATTAGATTCCGAACAAAGCAGGCGTATTTTCTCTACAAGAAACACGTTCGAAGAAACTGCACATGACATTTGGGAGAAAAAAGTCCGTGAATTCTCTTCTAAATGA